The Thermococcus sp. genome has a segment encoding these proteins:
- a CDS encoding DUF5658 family protein, translating into MRVSNSLLIALFLMASLVDLTTTLYGIEIGFSEANPVIAHRLDDVPSFVLSYMAYTLLGTALLWFSLKMGQFSRAFKAFALLFVLLKTFPAINNVLLLARVRHLSPVFTLAWKFLSSI; encoded by the coding sequence ATGAGAGTATCAAACTCCCTGCTCATAGCCCTCTTCCTCATGGCCTCGCTAGTGGATTTGACAACGACCCTCTACGGTATTGAGATAGGATTCTCCGAGGCCAATCCCGTTATTGCCCACAGGCTGGACGATGTTCCTTCCTTTGTCCTCAGTTACATGGCGTACACCCTTCTTGGGACGGCCCTGCTGTGGTTTTCCCTCAAGATGGGCCAGTTTTCACGTGCGTTCAAAGCCTTCGCCCTGCTCTTCGTTCTCCTGAAGACCTTTCCGGCCATTAACAACGTTCTCCTCCTAGCTAGAGTGCGACATCTATCCCCCGTTTTCACCCTCGCCTGGAAGTTTCTGAGCTCGATATGA
- a CDS encoding DEAD/DEAH box helicase codes for MGYLRRDLIEPRVYQEVIYARCKERNCLVVLPTGLGKTLIAMLIADYRLSKYGGKVLFLAPTKPLAVQHAESFKKLFNLPPERINVLTGELSPEKRRKLWEESVVITATPQTVENDILTGRISLEDVVLLVVDEAHRAVGNYAYVFIAKEYLKTARHPLVLGLTASPGSDEEKIREIVNNLGIERIEVRTESSPDVKPYVQRIAFEWVRVELPGIYKEVRKILREMLKESLKPLADAGLISSSSPDVPKREVLLAGSKINQAIAKGDYSIGHLKKHQAKAMKLHHAIELLETQGLTALRNYIKKLRKDRSKSSRELIEDPRMRKITYLLVQAKESGIDHPKMEKLKEIIRRQLEEKPNSKIIVFTNYRDTGKKIVEELESMGISARRFIGQASRRSDRGMSQKEQKEVLDAFSRGDFNVLVATSVGEEGLDVPEVDLVVFYEPVPSAIRSIQRRGRTGRHRPGRVVILMAKGTRDEAYYWSSRRKERGMFDAIKRITRELEKKREKEGKIKEKAPESAPMGKGKITPLDAFLKLKRERPKSAKVSEGKGNQKAEKEKAEAEKHAGELPIKPIFVRKPKGIVVYVDSRELRSGVPKLLKELGAEVEVKTLDVADYVVSEDVGIERKSANDFIQSIIDGRLFDQVERLKRAYAKPVIIIEGELYGIRNVHPNAIRGAITAVTLDWGVPVLFSSGKEETASYIYLLAKREQEERKKEVRLRSEKKALTLAERQRLIVEGLPNVSATLAKRLLKHFGNVERVFTASEEELKEVEGIGEKKAREIRKVITAPYVEDEE; via the coding sequence ATGGGCTATCTCAGGAGAGACCTAATCGAACCCCGAGTTTATCAGGAGGTAATATACGCCCGCTGTAAGGAGCGAAACTGCCTCGTTGTTCTGCCCACCGGGTTAGGGAAGACCCTCATAGCGATGCTCATAGCCGACTACAGGCTCTCGAAGTATGGGGGAAAGGTTCTCTTTCTGGCCCCTACGAAGCCCCTCGCGGTTCAGCACGCGGAGAGCTTTAAAAAGCTCTTCAACCTCCCGCCGGAGAGGATAAACGTCCTCACCGGAGAGCTTTCTCCCGAGAAGAGAAGGAAGCTCTGGGAGGAGAGCGTAGTAATCACAGCTACTCCTCAGACAGTTGAGAACGACATCCTGACCGGTAGAATTTCCCTGGAAGACGTCGTTCTGCTCGTTGTAGACGAGGCCCACAGGGCGGTGGGTAACTACGCCTACGTCTTTATCGCGAAGGAGTATCTTAAGACGGCGAGGCACCCCCTCGTTCTGGGCCTGACGGCTTCACCCGGTAGCGACGAGGAGAAGATAAGGGAAATAGTTAACAACCTCGGTATCGAGCGCATAGAGGTGAGAACCGAGAGTTCTCCCGATGTGAAGCCCTACGTCCAGAGGATAGCCTTCGAGTGGGTAAGGGTTGAGTTGCCCGGGATATACAAGGAGGTCAGAAAAATTCTCCGCGAGATGCTGAAGGAGAGCCTTAAGCCCCTCGCAGATGCCGGTTTAATAAGCTCCTCTTCTCCAGACGTTCCAAAGAGGGAAGTCCTACTGGCCGGCTCGAAGATAAACCAGGCGATAGCTAAGGGAGATTACTCCATAGGCCACCTTAAGAAACACCAGGCCAAGGCCATGAAACTCCATCATGCCATCGAGCTCTTGGAGACGCAGGGTCTAACTGCACTCAGGAACTACATCAAAAAGCTCCGCAAAGACCGCTCAAAATCGAGCAGGGAACTCATAGAGGACCCCCGCATGAGGAAGATAACCTACCTCCTCGTCCAGGCCAAGGAGAGTGGAATAGACCACCCGAAAATGGAGAAGCTTAAGGAGATAATCCGCAGGCAACTTGAAGAAAAGCCGAACTCCAAGATAATCGTCTTCACAAACTACAGGGACACGGGTAAAAAAATCGTGGAAGAGCTTGAATCAATGGGAATTTCCGCCAGACGGTTCATAGGCCAGGCCAGCAGGAGAAGTGACAGGGGAATGAGTCAAAAGGAGCAGAAGGAAGTCCTTGACGCTTTCTCCAGGGGAGATTTCAACGTTCTCGTTGCAACAAGCGTCGGCGAGGAGGGCCTTGACGTCCCGGAGGTGGATTTGGTCGTCTTCTACGAGCCGGTCCCGTCGGCAATAAGGAGCATTCAGAGGCGTGGCAGAACCGGCAGACACAGGCCCGGCAGGGTAGTCATCCTCATGGCCAAGGGGACTCGCGATGAAGCCTACTACTGGAGCTCCCGGAGAAAGGAGAGGGGAATGTTCGACGCAATCAAGAGAATCACCAGAGAACTCGAAAAGAAACGTGAGAAGGAGGGTAAAATAAAGGAAAAAGCTCCGGAGAGTGCGCCGATGGGAAAGGGCAAAATAACACCCCTTGATGCATTTCTAAAGTTAAAACGGGAGAGACCTAAATCTGCTAAAGTGAGTGAGGGTAAAGGGAATCAGAAGGCCGAAAAGGAAAAAGCTGAAGCCGAAAAGCACGCTGGAGAGCTCCCGATAAAGCCGATTTTCGTGAGAAAGCCGAAGGGCATAGTTGTCTACGTTGATTCCCGCGAGCTGAGGAGCGGTGTTCCTAAGCTGTTGAAGGAACTCGGCGCCGAAGTGGAGGTTAAAACTTTGGACGTTGCCGATTACGTGGTCAGCGAGGATGTTGGAATAGAGAGGAAGAGCGCCAACGACTTCATTCAGTCCATCATAGACGGCAGGCTCTTCGACCAGGTCGAGAGGCTAAAGAGGGCCTATGCAAAGCCCGTCATCATAATCGAGGGCGAGCTCTACGGCATCAGGAACGTTCACCCAAACGCGATAAGGGGGGCCATAACAGCCGTAACGCTCGACTGGGGCGTTCCTGTGCTTTTCTCCTCGGGCAAGGAGGAAACCGCCAGCTACATTTACCTCCTGGCGAAGCGAGAGCAGGAGGAGAGGAAGAAGGAAGTCCGCTTGAGGAGCGAGAAGAAAGCCTTAACGCTGGCGGAGAGGCAGAGGCTAATAGTAGAGGGCCTGCCCAACGTCTCCGCAACGCTGGCGAAAAGGCTTTTGAAGCACTTTGGCAACGTCGAGAGGGTTTTTACGGCGAGTGAGGAGGAGCTCAAGGAAGTCGAGGGCATCGGAGAGAAGAAAGCTAGAGAAATAAGGAAGGTCATCACCGCTCCATACGTCGAGGACGAGGAATAA